A stretch of DNA from Syntrophales bacterium:
ATTATAAAGGGGTTCACAGGCGGTCCTGTCGATACCTCACTTTTCGATACGGATGAAGAAAAAAACCTCTACGATGCTTTCCTTGAAATTAAGGAGAAGGCAAGCGCTCATCTTGATAATGACAATGATGAAGATGCCCTGATCGAAATGGCCAGACTGAGAAAACCGGTAGATGATTTCTTTGATACTGTTCTTGTCATGGCAAAAGATGAAAAGGTGAGATTCAACAGGCTTTCTCTCCTGGAAGAAATTTCCAGGCTATTCCACCGGGTCGCAGACTTTTCCAAAATAGTGACAGAACATTAACGCTTAGCATCATCGCAAAAAGTCTTTTCTGTCACCTTTAACAATACCACATGTCACCCTGAACCATGTACTGAACTTGTTTCAGGATCTCAGGGTCTCTTGGAATTATGAGCAAGATTCTGAAATAAATTCAGAATGACAAATGGCACACTCAACGTTTACGGCCCGAATATTCTGCAATAGATACTATTATGGTAATTAAACAGGCCTGAATAACCAGAAGTATGCCGTCAATGGGTCTCGCATACCGGAGGGCAATGGCACTAATGCCGAGTGTCGCACACAGGAAATAAATAAAGAAAACAGCCTTTCTTCTGTCACCGAGAAGGACATACAGCCTGTGATGAATATGGTCAGTGCCCACGTAATCAATCCATTCCTTCACTGTCTTAACTTTCCCTGTTACGATTCTTTCTATCGTTATATATGTCATATCGTATATTAACACCCAGAATATCAGAACCGGGGCTGAAAACGATACAATCCGGCTGTTATCGGCCCAATTTCCCTTAATGGCCAGAGCCGCCAGAACAAATCCAACAAAAGTACTGCCTGTATCACCAAGGTATATGGAAGCAGGATTTTTTAACCCCATATTGAAGGGTAGAAACCCAAGACAGCTTCCCGCCATTGCAATGGCAATCCATCCCATGAATGGCTGCCCAGTCTGATATGCGACAATTCCAATAAACATGGCGATAATAGTAGCGATACCCGCTGCAAGCCCATCCATGCCGTCAATGAAATTCATAGCGTTTGTCAGTCCCACTATCCAGAGAATCGTGAACAATACATTTAACAAATATCCCCATGTCGTCTTTGAGGGAAACAAATTCAGCACGATTCCAAAATAAACCATCACAAGAACAACACAAATCTGGACAA
This window harbors:
- a CDS encoding MraY family glycosyltransferase; protein product: MNDILETNYCYRKVEVMRGSILPETPSRRLTWYCAVVALGILLVPYSRNYFIEYGVRWLYILIFALSLSAVLTPIMGAIALRLKIVDTPGGRKIHEKSTPLLGGLAILIAFNTALMFNMILDKKMVVLLSGGIIVALISLVDDWKEVSARMKLIVQICVVLVMVYFGIVLNLFPSKTTWGYLLNVLFTILWIVGLTNAMNFIDGMDGLAAGIATIIAMFIGIVAYQTGQPFMGWIAIAMAGSCLGFLPFNMGLKNPASIYLGDTGSTFVGFVLAALAIKGNWADNSRIVSFSAPVLIFWVLIYDMTYITIERIVTGKVKTVKEWIDYVGTDHIHHRLYVLLGDRRKAVFFIYFLCATLGISAIALRYARPIDGILLVIQACLITIIVSIAEYSGRKR